One window of Streptococcus suis genomic DNA carries:
- a CDS encoding type I restriction-modification system subunit M translates to MEEHYIVQVQSQVQDLVDDLKAVFTHAGLGGEAGEYKLLTQSFLYKFLNDKFLYEALVVDNNYDYQGLLDLSEEDYDWFLDDIGTKTAHLRPEQLIESLHRQQNQADFAEIFEQTLNQIAIDNNAIFSVHTDGGTDIRLFDQRLITDTISDASKRNEVAASIINLLARVKFDQQIFSQGFDFFSTLFEYMIKDYNKDGGGKYAEYYTPHSVAKIIAAILVGNDQPSNVKIYDPSAGSGTLLMNLASQIGTDRTSVYSQDISQKSSNLLRLNLILNGLQHSIHNIVQGNTILNNRHVEKMDYIVSNPPFKLDFSEWRDQVESLPNSSERFFAGVPKIPNKKKESMAIYQLFIQHIIHSLKEDGQAAIVLPTGFITAQSGIDKKIRQHLVDEKMLAGVVSMPSNIFATTGTNVSILFIDKKNKDDVVLIDASNLGTKVKEGKNQKTVLSPDEESQIIQTFINKEVVEDFSVKVSYEEITDKNYSLSAGQYFDIKIDYVDISPEEFEEKMQGYQDRLANLFAQSHELEKEIEKQLRRVRYE, encoded by the coding sequence ATGGAAGAACATTACATCGTACAGGTCCAGAGTCAAGTCCAAGACTTGGTGGATGACCTAAAAGCAGTCTTTACACATGCAGGACTGGGAGGAGAGGCAGGGGAGTACAAACTTCTGACCCAGTCCTTCCTATATAAGTTTTTAAATGATAAGTTTCTCTACGAAGCCTTAGTCGTTGACAATAACTATGATTATCAAGGTCTTTTGGACCTTTCTGAAGAGGATTATGACTGGTTCTTAGATGATATTGGCACAAAGACGGCTCATTTAAGACCAGAACAGCTGATTGAAAGCCTACACCGTCAACAGAACCAAGCAGATTTTGCTGAGATTTTTGAACAAACGCTTAATCAGATCGCCATTGACAACAATGCTATTTTCTCTGTCCATACGGACGGTGGAACGGATATTCGCCTCTTTGATCAACGCTTGATTACGGATACCATTTCTGATGCCAGCAAGCGAAATGAAGTGGCAGCTTCTATTATCAATCTCTTGGCGCGTGTTAAGTTTGACCAGCAGATTTTTTCACAGGGCTTTGACTTTTTCTCCACCTTGTTTGAGTACATGATTAAGGACTATAACAAAGACGGTGGTGGAAAGTATGCGGAATACTACACACCTCACTCTGTTGCCAAAATCATTGCGGCTATTTTGGTGGGAAATGACCAACCAAGTAACGTCAAAATTTACGATCCTTCTGCTGGTTCGGGGACTCTCTTGATGAACCTGGCCAGTCAGATTGGAACCGACCGTACCAGCGTATACAGTCAGGACATTTCTCAAAAATCCTCCAATCTCTTGCGACTCAACTTGATTCTCAATGGCTTGCAGCATTCCATTCACAATATTGTACAGGGAAATACCATCCTCAACAATCGTCATGTGGAGAAGATGGACTATATCGTATCCAATCCTCCTTTCAAACTAGATTTTTCTGAGTGGCGAGATCAGGTAGAAAGCCTGCCAAATAGCAGTGAACGCTTCTTTGCAGGCGTGCCAAAGATTCCCAACAAGAAAAAAGAGAGTATGGCTATCTACCAACTCTTTATCCAGCACATCATCCATAGTTTGAAGGAAGATGGACAGGCGGCCATTGTCTTGCCGACAGGATTTATCACTGCGCAGTCAGGTATTGACAAGAAAATCCGTCAACACCTGGTCGATGAGAAGATGTTGGCAGGTGTTGTGTCCATGCCGTCCAATATCTTTGCGACCACAGGGACCAATGTCTCTATCCTCTTTATTGATAAGAAGAATAAGGACGATGTGGTCTTGATTGACGCTTCTAATCTTGGGACCAAGGTCAAGGAAGGCAAGAACCAAAAGACAGTCCTTAGCCCTGATGAAGAAAGCCAAATCATTCAGACCTTTATTAACAAAGAAGTTGTCGAAGACTTCTCTGTCAAGGTCAGCTATGAGGAGATTACGGATAAGAACTACTCCCTCAGTGCAGGTCAGTACTTTGACATCAAGATTGACTACGTCGATATCAGCCCAGAAGAATTTGAAGAAAAAATGCAGGGCTACCAAGACCGCCTAGCCAATCTCTTTGCCCAATCGCATGAATTGGAAAAGGAAATTGAGAAGCAGTTGAGGAGGGTGAGGTATGAGTGA
- a CDS encoding DUF6261 family protein yields MKIRIPLYAQHLNQAEFTQLITTSVDTLKQYSSATNDPMVTDLVKQLEESLPLLKKSLKQKRGSDMTSDLNKAIKNRKADYSAFVNGLKLFKNTRTPEKLQAYNRLQELIKLYKNKRSTNMQESSALIDSLLARLAKPPYSEDISLLMLDEAVANLRESHESTYRLYLKRSQDTSTREKINSLEVRKKAFNLYTLLYSHLVNKISYDPTAPEKVILQVLNDIRQDFSERTRQKDQTGTSTASINIVTSLPQGKELETR; encoded by the coding sequence ATGAAAATCCGAATTCCATTATATGCACAACATCTGAATCAAGCAGAATTTACACAACTCATCACCACTAGTGTTGATACCTTGAAACAATATAGTTCAGCCACTAATGACCCCATGGTAACGGACTTAGTCAAACAGCTTGAAGAATCCTTGCCCCTACTGAAAAAAAGTCTCAAACAAAAACGTGGCTCAGACATGACGAGTGACTTAAACAAGGCCATAAAGAATCGAAAGGCTGACTACTCTGCCTTCGTCAACGGACTCAAACTCTTTAAAAATACTCGGACACCAGAGAAATTGCAAGCCTATAACCGACTACAAGAACTCATCAAACTATACAAAAATAAAAGGTCTACCAATATGCAAGAATCATCTGCTTTAATTGATTCTTTGCTAGCCCGATTGGCGAAGCCACCCTACTCAGAAGATATTAGCCTACTGATGTTAGATGAAGCTGTTGCCAATCTCCGTGAAAGCCATGAAAGCACTTATCGTCTCTATCTGAAAAGAAGTCAGGACACCAGCACTCGTGAAAAGATAAACAGCTTGGAAGTCCGTAAAAAAGCCTTCAATCTGTACACCCTCCTTTATAGTCACTTGGTCAATAAAATAAGCTATGACCCAACGGCACCAGAGAAAGTTATCCTGCAAGTCTTAAATGATATTCGCCAAGATTTTTCAGAAAGAACACGACAGAAAGATCAAACAGGAACAAGTACTGCTTCCATAAACATCGTGACAAGTCTACCACAAGGAAAAGAGTTGGAGACAAGATAG
- a CDS encoding FAD-containing oxidoreductase, with the protein MEQFDLVVIGFGKAGKTLAGKLSAAGKKVALVEENPAMFGGTCINIGCIPTKTLLVAADKNWTFEQVMEQKETVTTRLRNKNEAVLKGSGANLYQGHARFVADKVVEVVAGEESLQLTAETVIINTGAKSRVLPIPGLLDTPHVYDSTGIQNLGTRPDRLAIIGGGNIGLEFAGLYSKLGSQVTVYEASSAILPREEEVVAQLAKEYMEEAGVTFALGAKIEQVAAAGEQVAVTVNGETAIFDAVLYATGRVPNTADLGLENTAIELLENGAVKVDDYCETTVPGVYAVGDVNGGPQFTYTSLDDFRIVFGKLTGTGTYSLSQRKSIPTSVFITPVLSRVGLTEKEAKEAGYDYIANELPVANMPRAHVNNDLKGIFKVIVDKETKLVLGATLFGRNSEELINLIAMAIDNKIPYTYFKTQIFTHPTMAENLNDVFSLIEN; encoded by the coding sequence ATGGAACAATTTGATTTAGTAGTCATTGGTTTTGGAAAGGCTGGTAAGACCTTGGCAGGTAAGCTGTCAGCAGCTGGTAAAAAGGTTGCCTTAGTAGAGGAAAATCCTGCCATGTTTGGTGGCACCTGTATCAATATCGGCTGTATTCCAACCAAGACTCTCTTGGTAGCAGCAGATAAAAACTGGACCTTTGAACAGGTCATGGAGCAAAAGGAAACTGTGACTACTCGCTTGCGGAATAAAAATGAAGCGGTCTTGAAAGGCAGTGGTGCCAATCTTTATCAAGGTCACGCGCGTTTTGTGGCTGACAAGGTTGTGGAGGTAGTTGCTGGAGAAGAAAGCCTTCAGTTAACTGCTGAAACTGTTATCATTAACACAGGTGCCAAGTCACGTGTTCTTCCAATTCCAGGTTTGTTGGATACACCACACGTTTATGATAGTACAGGCATTCAGAACTTGGGAACTCGTCCTGACAGGTTGGCTATTATTGGCGGAGGTAACATTGGACTGGAATTTGCTGGGCTTTACAGCAAACTCGGCAGCCAGGTGACGGTATATGAAGCCAGCTCTGCTATTTTACCAAGAGAAGAAGAAGTGGTTGCTCAGTTAGCCAAGGAGTATATGGAAGAAGCTGGCGTGACCTTCGCCTTGGGTGCTAAAATTGAGCAAGTAGCAGCTGCGGGCGAGCAAGTTGCCGTGACGGTTAATGGCGAAACAGCAATTTTCGACGCTGTCCTCTATGCGACAGGTCGTGTGCCGAACACTGCTGACTTGGGCTTGGAAAATACGGCGATTGAGCTTTTGGAAAATGGTGCTGTTAAGGTGGATGACTACTGCGAAACGACTGTTCCAGGTGTCTACGCAGTGGGCGATGTCAATGGCGGTCCACAATTCACTTACACATCCCTAGACGACTTCCGTATCGTCTTCGGAAAGTTGACTGGGACTGGAACCTATAGTTTGAGCCAACGTAAGTCTATTCCAACCAGCGTCTTTATCACGCCTGTGCTTTCTCGTGTCGGTCTGACGGAAAAAGAAGCCAAGGAAGCAGGTTATGACTATATTGCCAATGAATTGCCTGTTGCCAATATGCCACGTGCCCATGTCAACAACGACCTCAAGGGTATTTTCAAGGTTATCGTGGATAAGGAAACGAAGCTTGTTCTGGGGGCGACTCTCTTTGGTCGAAATTCTGAGGAGTTGATTAACCTGATTGCTATGGCCATTGACAATAAAATTCCTTATACCTACTTCAAAACACAGATTTTCACTCACCCGACTATGGCTGAGAATTTGAATGATGTATTTTCACTCATCGAAAATTAA
- a CDS encoding HAMP domain-containing histidine kinase, which yields MKLAKKQFLIVTLMVSLTSLILLGLLYYAMPIYYNQAKKDQLRQEYDQVLISLEGQDQASILASLTTYDQDSPDLLLTLYSADQEIIYPSQEESSQERGSSYLEQGQYDEIGSWSALVTTKEGKELVLTAEYGFYTLSGVSQTLLTFYPFVLLLIIALAVTSAFIYSGFSTRRIAHLSATTRQMQSLQAGLACQVTGRDEIATLAQDINHLYGKLQSSIEELREENERSLVREQEKSDFLRMTSHELKTPIASMTGLVEGMLYNVGEFKDHQTYLAKCRDILAEQAALVQSILEATTVDMAIKNKGEEIALHILLEEILPSYVDWALLEGYQFQTDLEDVFVQGNPIYLTKAFKNILDNAFRYASHQATIKLKLQANQLLIDNQVAHLLSQEELDQVFQPFYRPDYSRSKEDGGTGIGLYLVKQILDSHQFSYEFFPLDHHTMRFVIWF from the coding sequence ATGAAACTAGCCAAAAAACAATTCCTCATCGTAACGCTAATGGTCAGCCTGACCTCACTTATCTTGCTTGGTCTACTCTACTATGCCATGCCTATCTATTACAATCAGGCTAAGAAGGACCAGCTCAGACAGGAATATGACCAAGTTCTTATCTCCCTAGAAGGTCAGGATCAGGCAAGTATTCTCGCCAGTTTGACCACCTACGACCAAGATTCCCCCGACCTACTTTTGACCCTCTATTCTGCCGATCAGGAGATTATCTATCCTTCGCAGGAAGAGAGCAGTCAGGAGCGGGGAAGCAGTTATCTGGAGCAAGGCCAGTACGATGAGATTGGCTCTTGGTCGGCTCTTGTCACTACAAAAGAAGGCAAGGAGTTGGTTCTCACGGCTGAATATGGCTTCTATACCCTATCAGGAGTCAGTCAAACTCTCTTGACCTTCTATCCCTTTGTGCTCCTCTTGATTATTGCCCTAGCCGTGACCTCGGCCTTTATTTATAGCGGCTTCTCAACTCGTAGGATTGCCCACCTCTCTGCGACGACACGGCAAATGCAGAGCTTACAAGCAGGTCTGGCCTGTCAAGTGACGGGGCGTGATGAGATTGCAACCTTGGCCCAGGACATCAACCATCTTTATGGAAAATTGCAGAGCAGCATAGAAGAGTTGCGGGAAGAAAACGAGCGTAGCCTGGTGCGTGAGCAGGAGAAATCTGACTTTCTCCGTATGACCTCACATGAACTCAAAACGCCCATTGCCAGCATGACCGGTCTGGTCGAGGGCATGCTTTATAATGTCGGGGAGTTCAAGGACCATCAGACCTACCTAGCTAAGTGTCGTGATATCCTAGCTGAGCAAGCAGCCCTCGTTCAGTCTATCCTAGAAGCTACCACAGTGGATATGGCTATAAAAAACAAGGGAGAAGAAATAGCCCTTCACATCCTGCTTGAAGAAATCCTACCTTCCTATGTTGACTGGGCATTGTTAGAAGGCTATCAGTTTCAAACAGATTTGGAAGACGTTTTTGTCCAAGGTAATCCAATTTATCTGACTAAGGCCTTTAAAAATATCTTGGACAACGCCTTTCGTTATGCCAGCCATCAAGCAACCATCAAACTCAAACTCCAGGCCAATCAGCTTTTGATAGATAATCAGGTTGCTCATTTGCTCAGCCAGGAAGAGCTTGACCAAGTCTTCCAGCCCTTCTACCGACCAGATTACAGTCGTAGCAAGGAGGACGGAGGGACAGGTATTGGACTCTACCTGGTCAAGCAGATTTTGGACAGTCACCAGTTTTCTTATGAATTTTTCCCGCTTGATCATCATACCATGCGGTTCGTTATTTGGTTTTAA
- a CDS encoding response regulator transcription factor, translating into MARILVLEDDTVINQVVCEFLKEEGHEVLSFVNGRAAYQASQESRFDLLILDIMVPEMTGLEVLQKVRKTSDMPVLMLTALGDECTQLLSFNQQISDYVTKPFSPLILMKRVENILRQECQTDQLVVGTISLSEKTGMVYDQGKLVSLTQKEYGILHYLIKHKGQIVSRDGMMLDIWGYTELDSRVLDNHIKNLRKKLPDLPLKTVIGRGYQLET; encoded by the coding sequence ATGGCACGCATTTTGGTACTGGAAGACGACACTGTTATCAACCAGGTTGTCTGTGAATTTTTGAAGGAAGAGGGGCATGAAGTCCTGAGTTTTGTCAATGGCAGAGCAGCTTATCAAGCTAGTCAGGAAAGCCGGTTTGACCTCCTTATTCTAGACATCATGGTCCCTGAGATGACCGGCTTGGAAGTCTTACAGAAAGTTCGGAAAACCTCCGATATGCCTGTGCTCATGCTGACAGCCTTGGGGGACGAATGCACTCAGCTCCTGTCTTTTAATCAGCAGATTAGTGATTATGTCACCAAGCCCTTTTCTCCCCTTATCCTGATGAAACGGGTTGAGAATATTCTCCGTCAGGAATGTCAAACGGATCAACTGGTGGTTGGAACCATCAGCCTATCTGAAAAAACAGGTATGGTTTATGACCAGGGCAAGCTAGTTTCCTTGACCCAGAAGGAGTATGGCATTCTACACTATCTGATCAAGCACAAGGGCCAGATTGTCAGTCGAGACGGCATGATGTTGGATATCTGGGGCTATACAGAATTGGATAGTCGCGTTCTTGACAACCACATCAAAAATCTGAGAAAGAAATTACCAGACCTTCCCCTAAAAACGGTCATTGGCCGTGGTTATCAGTTGGAGACCTAA
- a CDS encoding CPBP family glutamic-type intramembrane protease: protein MLKEKKKYISPVDLLVVAVILFGEGIFNSTLQCIGLFTQQTSLAENLTFTALDNIKALLIQLVWLSLALAYLIWRKVDIFQLAKRIFWTPWVPLQALLIFGLTAFCMDIFHLLTYQLTSPVMPSMFNLLPHIDITLLVYSLLNGFYEEIFFLGLCFMIKPEESKWILPFSLLVRASFHTYQGLVAGIGLGLVVGLLFHFLYQKRQPRNLLPFFFAHSLADVIGLTVLSYLLY, encoded by the coding sequence ATGTTAAAAGAAAAGAAGAAGTATATTTCTCCAGTGGATTTGCTAGTTGTGGCTGTTATTTTATTCGGTGAGGGAATCTTCAACTCGACCTTACAATGTATCGGCCTCTTCACTCAGCAAACCAGCCTAGCGGAAAATTTGACCTTTACGGCTTTAGACAATATCAAGGCCTTGCTGATCCAGTTGGTCTGGCTCAGCTTAGCTCTCGCCTATCTTATCTGGCGGAAGGTGGATATTTTTCAGTTGGCAAAACGAATATTCTGGACACCTTGGGTTCCCTTACAAGCTCTGCTGATTTTCGGATTGACGGCCTTCTGTATGGATATTTTTCACTTGTTGACCTATCAGTTGACAAGTCCAGTCATGCCCTCCATGTTCAACCTTCTGCCACACATTGACATCACCCTGCTAGTCTACTCCCTCCTCAATGGCTTTTACGAGGAAATCTTTTTTCTGGGGCTATGTTTTATGATCAAACCCGAGGAGAGTAAGTGGATTCTTCCCTTCTCGCTCCTGGTTCGGGCTAGTTTTCACACCTATCAAGGTCTGGTGGCTGGAATTGGTCTTGGCTTGGTTGTGGGGCTTCTCTTTCATTTTCTCTATCAAAAACGCCAGCCCCGTAATCTACTGCCCTTCTTTTTTGCTCATAGTCTGGCTGATGTCATCGGTCTGACAGTCTTGTCTTATCTTCTTTACTAA
- a CDS encoding type I restriction endonuclease — protein sequence MIRKEHNEFTRVQIPAALHLTRLGYDYLSATSKEIKERDPDTNILLSIFKQQFLKLNNYASEADFEQEFENIRLELEQDDLGRSFFKRIHADSGYTYINWKNLEANTFHIALEVTCQNGEDEFRPDITIFINGLPLSYIEVKQPNAIRDGKTGIQSEKDRTKFRFENKKFRRFNNITQLIAFSDNLPYDDSQGQQLQGSYYCTNASSGTKFNSFKEEEPEQLVLSPLEEEMIDLVLTDVNRFALKSQVEFRTNLDPASPCNSFLTSLYQKERLFFILRYGLVYVEERDEHDQIQLQKHAMRYPQYFATKAIERGLKNGLKKGVIWHTQGSGKTALAYFNIRYLRDYYADKGMVPSFYFVVDRLDLADQAFKEFSKRGLTVNRINKPSELNQVPAKCHVSVVNIQKFKDTSDLTDHSGYDLNHQNIYFIDEAHRSYNEKGSYLPNLYNADKQAIKIALTGTPLIAPKADGKSKETAITTRDIFGDYIHKYYYNQSIADGFTLRLMREDIETSYKENLKAIHEEIQKGSIDKKEIFAHPRYVSPMLDFILEDFTRARNILFDDQSIGGMIVCDSSEQARELHKQLEERRLAGHTSFTSTLILHDAGDKDYKKEEVEKFKKGQTDFVIVYSMLLTGFDAPRLKRLYLGRKIKAHNLLQTLTRVNRPYKDYTFGYVIDFADISKEFDKTNKAYLEELNREYQSALTDEDGENPFGAIFVTPEEVKDQLEKSQGVLMNYPTDNLEYFEKAIDQVKDRKELIQLRKSLETIRQYYNMARLHGYHEVIEQVNMGEIASLLNMLSRRLLTLSLIDKPDSFSSQQLLNLAMSETSFSFIKIKEEELRLAANDLDDIRRRVASGINLRRDEKDPEWVSLFEEFQRVLNKHMTQEVEGYSLERIKETKQAYQSLFDSVEDYKSRMNRLAMNFGGDSMSARTFKRVTQSTVVSDYPAIYQVLKGAKPLIDYQIGLNQGILDNEAYLEGEIKRLAREEMKKTEVGKQLKRVDYDKLIRSLMEVYEGE from the coding sequence ATGATAAGAAAGGAACACAATGAGTTTACGAGGGTGCAAATACCTGCTGCTTTACATTTGACCAGACTCGGTTATGACTATCTTTCGGCTACTAGTAAAGAAATTAAAGAACGAGATCCGGATACAAATATCTTACTATCCATTTTTAAACAACAGTTCCTTAAATTGAACAATTATGCAAGTGAAGCTGATTTTGAACAAGAATTTGAAAATATTCGCCTAGAATTAGAACAAGATGATTTGGGACGAAGTTTCTTCAAACGTATTCATGCTGATTCTGGCTATACCTATATCAATTGGAAGAATCTTGAGGCAAATACATTTCATATAGCTTTGGAAGTCACTTGTCAAAATGGTGAGGACGAGTTCCGGCCAGATATTACGATATTTATAAATGGTTTGCCACTTAGTTATATAGAAGTCAAACAACCAAATGCCATTCGAGATGGGAAGACAGGTATTCAGTCTGAAAAGGATCGGACCAAGTTTCGATTTGAAAATAAAAAGTTCAGACGGTTTAACAATATCACACAGTTGATTGCTTTTTCAGACAATCTTCCCTATGATGATAGCCAAGGACAACAGTTACAAGGTTCTTATTACTGCACCAATGCTTCATCTGGTACCAAATTTAACTCATTCAAGGAAGAAGAACCAGAGCAATTAGTTCTATCTCCATTGGAAGAAGAAATGATTGATTTGGTTCTTACAGATGTTAATCGTTTTGCCCTCAAGTCGCAAGTTGAATTCCGAACCAACTTGGATCCTGCAAGTCCTTGCAATTCCTTTTTAACTTCCCTTTATCAGAAAGAACGGCTCTTTTTCATTCTCCGCTATGGTCTAGTCTATGTGGAAGAACGAGATGAGCATGACCAGATTCAACTACAAAAACACGCCATGCGTTATCCCCAATATTTTGCGACCAAGGCAATTGAAAGAGGCTTGAAAAATGGTTTGAAGAAAGGTGTCATTTGGCACACACAAGGCTCCGGTAAAACAGCTCTTGCTTACTTCAATATTCGCTATTTACGTGACTATTATGCTGATAAGGGTATGGTGCCAAGTTTTTATTTTGTGGTAGATCGGTTGGATTTGGCTGATCAGGCTTTTAAAGAATTTAGCAAACGTGGCCTAACAGTTAATCGAATAAACAAGCCCAGTGAGTTAAATCAAGTCCCAGCCAAGTGTCACGTTTCGGTAGTTAATATTCAAAAATTTAAGGATACATCAGACTTGACGGACCATTCTGGCTATGACTTGAATCACCAAAACATCTACTTCATCGATGAAGCTCACCGTTCTTACAATGAAAAAGGGTCCTATCTACCAAATCTGTATAATGCTGATAAGCAAGCTATCAAGATTGCGCTGACAGGTACTCCATTGATTGCTCCGAAAGCAGATGGTAAATCCAAGGAAACGGCTATAACCACTCGTGATATTTTTGGAGACTATATCCATAAATACTACTATAATCAATCCATTGCGGATGGTTTTACGCTGAGACTAATGCGTGAGGATATCGAAACATCCTATAAAGAGAACCTGAAAGCCATACATGAAGAGATTCAAAAAGGTTCGATTGATAAAAAAGAAATTTTTGCTCATCCTCGTTATGTCAGTCCTATGTTGGATTTCATTTTAGAAGATTTTACAAGAGCACGAAATATACTGTTTGATGATCAATCCATTGGAGGAATGATTGTCTGTGATTCTTCCGAACAAGCTCGGGAATTGCACAAGCAATTAGAAGAACGGCGACTAGCAGGTCATACGAGTTTCACCTCTACCTTGATTTTGCATGATGCAGGAGATAAGGATTACAAGAAAGAAGAAGTAGAAAAGTTTAAGAAAGGTCAAACTGACTTTGTTATCGTCTACTCTATGCTCTTGACAGGTTTTGATGCACCACGTTTGAAACGACTCTATCTTGGACGGAAAATCAAGGCTCATAACCTCTTGCAGACCCTGACCCGTGTCAATCGTCCATACAAGGACTATACATTTGGCTATGTCATCGATTTTGCGGATATTTCTAAAGAATTCGACAAGACTAATAAAGCCTACTTGGAAGAACTCAATCGCGAATACCAATCAGCTTTAACTGATGAGGATGGGGAAAATCCGTTTGGAGCTATATTTGTCACACCAGAAGAAGTCAAAGACCAGTTAGAAAAATCGCAAGGGGTTTTGATGAACTATCCAACAGATAACTTGGAATATTTTGAAAAAGCAATTGACCAAGTGAAGGATAGGAAGGAATTAATCCAACTGAGGAAGTCGCTTGAGACCATTCGGCAGTACTACAATATGGCACGCCTACACGGCTATCATGAAGTCATCGAGCAGGTCAACATGGGAGAAATAGCCAGCCTTTTGAATATGTTATCTCGCCGACTATTGACCTTGAGTTTGATTGATAAACCAGATAGTTTTTCCAGCCAACAACTCTTAAATCTTGCCATGTCTGAAACTAGCTTTAGCTTTATAAAGATCAAAGAAGAGGAGTTGCGCCTTGCGGCCAATGATCTTGATGACATCCGTCGTCGTGTGGCCAGTGGTATCAATCTACGTAGGGACGAGAAAGATCCAGAGTGGGTGAGCCTATTTGAAGAGTTCCAACGTGTTCTAAACAAACACATGACACAGGAAGTTGAAGGATACAGCTTGGAACGTATCAAGGAGACCAAACAGGCCTACCAAAGCTTGTTCGACTCTGTAGAGGATTACAAATCACGGATGAATCGTTTGGCTATGAACTTTGGTGGAGATAGCATGTCAGCCCGTACTTTTAAACGAGTTACCCAATCCACAGTAGTGAGTGATTATCCAGCAATTTATCAAGTATTAAAAGGTGCCAAGCCTTTGATTGACTATCAAATCGGACTCAACCAAGGAATCCTTGACAACGAAGCCTATTTGGAAGGGGAGATCAAGCGACTGGCCCGTGAGGAAATGAAGAAAACAGAAGTGGGCAAACAACTCAAACGGGTTGACTATGACAAGCTGATTCGCTCCCTGATGGAAGTCTATGAAGGAGAATAG
- a CDS encoding restriction endonuclease subunit S — translation MSEWKKYKLSEIYTMSSGISSSKSQAGQGSPFLSFSTVFNNYFIPENLKDLMLTTKEEHERFSIIEGDVFLTRTSETLDELALSSVALNNYPFATYSGFLKRLRPKNKIKVYPKFIAFYLRSSYFRKTIINHTTMTLRASFNESMFSYLEVYLPDYDEQVRIGDFLYKLNQKITLNNQINEELEAMAKTLYDYWFVQFDFPDENGKPYKSSGGKMVYNDQLKREIPEGWGVERLGEKCEFRNGINYEKSETGDTLSKIINVRNISNSSTFVTTYDLDSITLDRKRIESYLVDDRTILITRSGIPGATRIVSDIQPNTIYSGFIIGATVSNMNLFYYVFYHLKNIELLMSNQSAGTIMKNISQTTLSDIRIAIPNEEIQKKFSNQVSSLLDMIENKLKQNQELTQLRDWLLPMLMNGQVKVE, via the coding sequence ATGAGTGAGTGGAAAAAATATAAATTATCAGAAATATACACAATGAGTTCGGGAATTTCCTCGTCAAAATCTCAAGCTGGCCAAGGTTCACCATTTCTTTCATTCTCAACTGTATTTAATAATTACTTTATTCCAGAGAATTTAAAAGATTTAATGTTAACTACAAAAGAGGAACATGAAAGATTTTCAATAATTGAAGGAGATGTTTTTCTAACTAGAACGAGTGAAACTTTAGATGAGCTAGCCTTATCATCCGTAGCTCTTAATAATTATCCATTTGCTACATATAGTGGATTTTTAAAAAGATTAAGACCCAAAAATAAGATTAAAGTATATCCGAAATTTATTGCATTCTATCTACGAAGTTCTTATTTTAGGAAAACGATCATAAATCATACAACTATGACTTTAAGAGCGAGTTTCAATGAGTCAATGTTTTCATATTTAGAAGTCTATCTACCTGATTATGATGAACAAGTTAGAATTGGTGATTTCCTTTATAAACTTAACCAAAAAATCACTCTGAATAACCAAATAAACGAAGAGTTGGAGGCGATGGCTAAGACGCTGTATGATTATTGGTTTGTGCAGTTTGATTTCCCTGATGAAAATGGTAAGCCCTACAAGTCCTCCGGTGGTAAAATGGTCTATAATGACCAACTCAAACGAGAAATACCAGAAGGGTGGGGAGTGGAGCGATTGGGGGAGAAATGCGAATTTCGAAATGGAATCAACTATGAAAAATCTGAGACAGGGGACACACTTTCAAAAATTATAAACGTACGAAACATTTCAAATTCTAGTACTTTTGTTACTACTTATGATTTGGACTCGATTACTTTAGATAGAAAACGTATTGAAAGCTATCTTGTTGATGATAGAACAATTCTGATAACGCGCAGTGGAATCCCTGGGGCGACTAGGATAGTCTCTGACATTCAACCAAATACAATATACTCAGGTTTTATTATAGGTGCAACTGTATCCAACATGAATCTATTTTATTATGTGTTCTATCATCTGAAGAATATTGAATTGTTAATGTCGAATCAATCAGCTGGAACGATAATGAAAAACATTTCTCAAACTACACTTTCAGATATTCGTATTGCTATTCCGAACGAAGAAATTCAGAAAAAGTTTTCAAATCAAGTTAGCAGTCTTTTAGATATGATTGAAAATAAATTAAAACAAAACCAAGAACTGACCCAACTCCGTGATTGGCTCTTGCCAATGCTCATGAATGGACAGGTTAAAGTTGAGTAG